In Anaerolineales bacterium, a genomic segment contains:
- a CDS encoding toll/interleukin-1 receptor domain-containing protein gives MVSDDNLISDISDDDEDETPIEGYCVRCRAIVEIEDPQPVWTSKGAPGTRGVCPDCASTVFRMGMTDAHRTLTRPSAIRVEPLTKVATTGRRRTLPATYINHTPADAPFAQKLAADLQQAGIHTWIEANEASETPTPAIQWAAGVHPALNDSARMILILSPAALSDGKVTGAWEFFRRQKKPITIVVLAEATIPDDLRRCPRIVFAEGDPRTQQKAFHELISALES, from the coding sequence ATGGTTTCAGACGACAATTTGATCTCCGATATTTCCGATGATGACGAGGACGAGACGCCCATCGAGGGTTACTGTGTGCGCTGCCGAGCGATAGTAGAGATTGAAGACCCACAGCCCGTGTGGACAAGCAAGGGCGCACCCGGCACGCGGGGGGTGTGTCCCGATTGCGCCTCAACGGTCTTTCGGATGGGGATGACTGATGCCCACCGCACCCTAACACGCCCCAGCGCCATTCGCGTTGAACCGCTCACAAAAGTGGCAACCACCGGACGCAGACGGACACTGCCCGCCACCTATATCAACCACACCCCCGCCGATGCCCCTTTTGCCCAGAAATTAGCCGCCGATCTTCAACAAGCGGGGATACACACCTGGATTGAGGCGAACGAAGCGAGCGAAACGCCAACGCCTGCCATTCAATGGGCGGCGGGCGTTCACCCCGCTCTGAACGATTCGGCGCGGATGATCCTCATCCTGTCTCCGGCGGCACTTAGTGATGGCAAGGTTACCGGGGCGTGGGAATTCTTCAGACGGCAGAAAAAACCGATCACCATCGTTGTTTTAGCGGAAGCAACCATCCCCGACGATTTACGCCGCTGCCCGCGCATTGTTTTTGCCGAAGGCGACCCACGCACACAACAAAAAGCCTTTCACGAGTTGATCAGCGCCTTAGAATCCTGA